One stretch of Rhodopirellula halodulae DNA includes these proteins:
- a CDS encoding efflux RND transporter periplasmic adaptor subunit: protein MPIFANTPSTNRWFTSLVSAALFGTCLLATPLVAQELLPPGTPETQSSADVSIAAFEIPSAQAILISDVTLSAPIAGRVASVLVEEGSVVRPRKLLVQLDDSRAKAELNAAKAAERAAELQSNSDVDRRYAERTLEVRVRELEQSLLANESFEGSVTATEIDRLKLVIDQAELSIEQAERERKMLEAQLGEKQSLVELAELRMREHRVESSLDGRVAELSITEGQWVEAGAPLVRLISLNPIRISGFVNGRQHGQELVGRKVEFELDAAKGSTEATVLRGEVSFVSDELNPVNGQVRMWADLKNPDQRVRPGMRGTLRVLASDKETAVQEQK, encoded by the coding sequence ATGCCAATTTTCGCCAATACTCCATCGACCAATCGCTGGTTCACATCGCTTGTCTCCGCCGCTTTGTTTGGGACCTGCCTCTTGGCGACGCCATTGGTCGCACAAGAGTTGCTGCCGCCTGGAACGCCGGAGACACAAAGCTCGGCCGACGTGAGCATCGCGGCGTTTGAAATTCCATCGGCACAAGCCATTTTGATCTCCGACGTCACGTTGTCGGCTCCGATCGCCGGGCGGGTTGCTTCGGTGTTGGTGGAAGAAGGCAGCGTGGTCCGTCCGCGCAAACTGCTGGTGCAACTAGATGATTCGCGAGCCAAGGCGGAACTGAACGCGGCCAAGGCCGCCGAACGCGCCGCCGAACTGCAATCCAACAGCGATGTCGATCGACGATACGCGGAACGCACCTTAGAAGTCCGCGTGCGAGAACTGGAGCAAAGCTTGCTGGCAAACGAGAGTTTCGAGGGCAGTGTCACAGCCACCGAAATCGATCGATTGAAGCTGGTCATTGATCAAGCCGAGTTATCAATCGAGCAAGCCGAACGCGAACGGAAGATGCTGGAGGCTCAATTGGGCGAAAAGCAATCGCTAGTGGAGTTGGCAGAGCTTCGGATGCGAGAGCATCGTGTCGAGTCATCGCTTGACGGCCGCGTCGCTGAGCTGTCCATCACCGAAGGCCAGTGGGTGGAAGCCGGCGCGCCGCTGGTTCGTTTGATCTCGTTGAATCCGATTCGCATCAGCGGATTTGTAAACGGCCGCCAACATGGCCAGGAATTGGTTGGCCGCAAGGTTGAGTTCGAGTTGGATGCGGCGAAAGGCTCAACCGAAGCAACGGTGCTTCGTGGCGAAGTCTCGTTCGTTTCCGACGAGCTGAATCCGGTCAACGGCCAGGTCCGTATGTGGGCGGACTTGAAGAATCCGGACCAACGCGTGCGACCGGGAATGCGTGGCACCCTGCGTGTGCTGGCGTCGGACAAAGAAACCGCGGTGCAAGAACAGAAATAG
- a CDS encoding MTH1187 family thiamine-binding protein, which yields MNVIVDLCVVPMGVGVSVGKYVAECQRVLEEAGLEHQLHAYGTNIEGEWDEVFASIKQCHERVHAMGAPRITTSIKVGTRTDRTQTMQDKVASVRKK from the coding sequence ATGAATGTCATTGTTGATTTGTGCGTGGTCCCGATGGGCGTGGGAGTTTCCGTCGGAAAGTACGTGGCGGAATGCCAACGCGTGTTGGAGGAAGCCGGGTTGGAGCACCAGCTTCACGCCTACGGGACGAACATCGAGGGCGAATGGGACGAAGTCTTTGCCTCCATCAAACAATGCCACGAACGCGTGCACGCCATGGGAGCCCCCCGCATCACCACCAGCATCAAAGTCGGCACCCGCACCGACCGAACACAAACGATGCAGGACAAGGTCGCGAGTGTGAGGAAGAAATGA
- a CDS encoding sulfatase-like hydrolase/transferase produces MPPTIVAIPRPVLCFLIAAWCCTNPNLFAAQRPNLIVIMADDMGYGDMGCMGSEHLQTPQLDQLAQSGVLCTQAYVASSVCSPSRAGFLTGRDPRRFGYEGNLNASAASYATRPELLGLPQSEHTLADHLKAAGYRTALIGKWHLGMGEIHHPNQRGFDDFCGMLTGSHHYFPQTMKHSIERNGQRVTDFSSDYLTDFFTDEGLRFIRQTSDQHADQPWFVFFSYNAPHTPMHATKEDLERFSDISDPKRRTYAAMMFALDRGVGRIRKALEESGQWNNTLLVFLSDNGGATNNGSWNGPLRGVKGSLREGGVRVPMIWHWPDKLPSGKVHEGAVSSLDVLPTFLAAADAKPLPLSDPMSHEDRRNRKRMVKLAGKYDGLNLLPELTGESQPSSRRLYWRLQGQAAILDGPDKLTRPSHRPAEWFNVAEDASESRDLSSTNRERFRELFRELGRWESNLPTVPLWGSSPFWSGESAKHYDGWEPRPEPFGTQAK; encoded by the coding sequence ATGCCGCCAACGATCGTCGCGATTCCGCGTCCAGTTCTTTGTTTTCTGATCGCCGCTTGGTGCTGCACCAACCCAAACCTTTTCGCGGCTCAGCGACCCAATTTGATTGTCATCATGGCCGATGACATGGGCTACGGTGACATGGGGTGCATGGGCAGCGAACATTTGCAAACTCCACAGTTGGACCAACTGGCCCAGTCGGGCGTGCTTTGCACTCAGGCGTACGTGGCAAGCTCCGTTTGTTCGCCATCGCGAGCCGGATTTTTGACAGGCCGCGACCCGCGACGGTTTGGCTACGAGGGGAACCTGAATGCATCGGCCGCGAGCTATGCGACTCGGCCTGAATTGCTGGGACTGCCGCAAAGCGAGCACACGCTGGCGGATCATCTGAAGGCGGCAGGGTATCGAACCGCCTTGATTGGCAAGTGGCATCTGGGCATGGGTGAGATCCATCATCCCAACCAACGTGGTTTCGATGATTTCTGCGGCATGCTGACGGGCAGCCACCACTATTTCCCGCAGACAATGAAGCATTCGATCGAACGCAATGGGCAGCGTGTAACGGACTTCAGCAGCGATTATCTGACGGACTTTTTTACCGACGAGGGGCTGCGGTTCATTCGTCAAACATCGGACCAACATGCCGATCAGCCGTGGTTTGTTTTCTTCTCTTACAACGCACCGCACACGCCGATGCATGCGACCAAAGAAGACCTCGAACGATTCTCAGACATCAGTGATCCAAAACGTCGGACCTATGCCGCGATGATGTTTGCATTGGATCGCGGAGTGGGACGAATTCGGAAGGCGTTGGAAGAATCCGGTCAATGGAACAACACGTTGCTGGTGTTCCTGTCTGACAACGGCGGCGCGACCAACAACGGCAGTTGGAATGGTCCGCTTCGTGGGGTCAAAGGCAGTTTGCGCGAAGGTGGTGTTCGCGTGCCGATGATCTGGCATTGGCCGGACAAGCTGCCGTCCGGGAAAGTTCATGAGGGAGCGGTCAGCTCGTTGGATGTCTTGCCAACGTTTCTGGCGGCCGCCGACGCGAAGCCTTTGCCTTTGTCGGACCCCATGTCGCACGAGGACCGGCGCAATCGCAAACGAATGGTGAAGCTTGCGGGAAAGTACGACGGACTGAATTTGTTGCCAGAGCTGACCGGCGAGAGCCAGCCATCGTCACGACGGCTGTATTGGCGACTGCAAGGACAAGCCGCGATTTTGGACGGCCCAGACAAACTAACGCGGCCATCCCATCGACCGGCCGAGTGGTTCAACGTCGCTGAAGACGCCTCCGAATCGCGAGACCTGTCGAGCACAAACCGTGAACGCTTCCGCGAGTTGTTTCGAGAACTCGGGCGGTGGGAGTCAAACTTGCCCACCGTGCCGCTGTGGGGATCGTCGCCGTTTTGGAGCGGCGAATCGGCGAAGCATTACGACGGCTGGGAACCTCGCCCCGAACCGTTTGGCACGCAAGCGAAATGA
- a CDS encoding acyl carrier protein has translation MASIEERVVDIVSEQLGVDKDKITRETSFVNDLGADSLDTVELVMELEEEFDISIPDDSAEKIQKVGEAIDFIEKEKGEDA, from the coding sequence ATGGCGTCTATCGAAGAACGCGTGGTCGACATTGTTTCTGAACAGCTCGGCGTTGACAAAGACAAAATCACTCGCGAAACCTCGTTCGTCAACGATCTCGGTGCCGACTCGCTCGATACCGTCGAATTGGTGATGGAACTCGAAGAAGAGTTCGACATCAGCATTCCCGACGACTCCGCTGAAAAGATCCAAAAGGTCGGCGAAGCCATCGATTTCATCGAGAAAGAAAAAGGCGAAGACGCCTGA
- a CDS encoding calcium-binding protein produces the protein MRGGNDVVVVEQDLAIPATVFGSPGDDYISGGAADDFLFGDSPDAPGGKDTILGNRGNDWLDGGDADDLLRGGFGEDELFGGNGDDDLRGEHDADALYGGPGNDSLEGGFDGEQDVLEGGRGVDTFFSKYIKLVWKYRKRYNRLTRQWEYSKTKTPEILEADTVSDLDANAGDQVKATIIEG, from the coding sequence GTGAGAGGTGGAAATGACGTCGTCGTCGTTGAACAGGACCTTGCCATTCCTGCCACGGTGTTTGGCAGTCCCGGGGACGACTACATCAGCGGTGGTGCGGCGGATGATTTCTTGTTCGGCGACAGTCCGGACGCACCAGGTGGCAAGGACACAATTCTCGGAAATCGCGGCAACGATTGGCTCGATGGAGGCGACGCGGATGATCTGCTCCGCGGTGGTTTCGGCGAAGACGAACTGTTTGGCGGAAACGGGGACGACGACCTGCGAGGCGAGCACGACGCCGATGCCTTGTATGGCGGACCAGGCAACGATTCTCTCGAAGGTGGCTTTGACGGGGAACAAGACGTTCTGGAAGGAGGCCGAGGGGTTGATACGTTCTTCTCGAAATACATCAAGCTGGTTTGGAAGTATCGCAAACGCTACAACCGATTGACGCGTCAGTGGGAATACAGCAAGACGAAGACCCCGGAAATTCTCGAAGCAGACACGGTATCCGATCTGGACGCCAATGCCGGTGACCAAGTGAAAGCCACAATCATCGAAGGCTAG
- the fabF gene encoding beta-ketoacyl-ACP synthase II yields the protein MTDASPSILSHSSARRVVITGIGTVTPLGCTVDSLWSSLLAGKSGIHELSIMDTSKYKVHFGGDIPDFDVSEFVEPKEAKRLDRFTQFAVHAGAQAVNDSGIDWEKTDRTRCGVILGSGIGGLNEIEDQIERMLNKGPDRVSPFTVPKMMVNAAGGNISIRYGLKGPNYAVATACASATNAMGDALRSIRGGETDVVITGGTEAAITRMGLAAFQNMKALSTRNDEPHRASRPFDADRDGFVLAEGAGLLVFEELEHAQARGAKIYAEVLGYGTTSDAGHITAPDPEGLGASAAMRAAIADSGRAATEIDYINAHGTSTPLGDKAESRAIANVLGDHARNIAISSTKSALGHSLGASGGIEAVILCKTIQNNVIAPTINLDTPDPNCDLDYVPNEPRESEVNVAMSNSFGFGGHNACVIFGRFNHDGS from the coding sequence ATGACGGACGCCTCTCCTTCGATCCTATCGCATTCATCCGCTCGACGTGTCGTGATCACCGGTATCGGGACGGTCACGCCGTTGGGATGCACCGTGGATTCCCTGTGGTCCAGTTTGCTCGCCGGCAAATCAGGCATTCATGAACTGTCGATCATGGATACCTCCAAATACAAAGTCCACTTTGGAGGCGACATTCCCGATTTCGATGTGTCTGAATTCGTGGAGCCCAAAGAAGCCAAGCGATTGGACCGATTCACCCAATTCGCGGTTCATGCGGGGGCACAAGCGGTCAACGATTCGGGCATCGATTGGGAGAAGACCGACCGAACCCGTTGCGGCGTGATTCTTGGGTCCGGCATCGGTGGTCTGAATGAGATCGAAGACCAAATCGAACGCATGCTGAACAAAGGGCCAGACCGCGTCAGCCCGTTCACCGTCCCGAAGATGATGGTCAACGCCGCGGGGGGAAATATCTCGATCCGCTACGGACTGAAAGGCCCGAACTACGCGGTGGCCACGGCCTGTGCCAGTGCAACCAATGCGATGGGCGACGCACTGCGCAGCATCCGTGGTGGCGAAACCGATGTGGTGATCACCGGCGGGACCGAAGCCGCGATTACGCGTATGGGATTGGCGGCTTTCCAGAATATGAAAGCTCTCTCCACCCGCAACGATGAGCCTCATCGTGCGAGCCGCCCGTTTGATGCGGATCGAGATGGCTTTGTTTTGGCTGAAGGGGCTGGATTGTTGGTCTTTGAAGAACTCGAACACGCACAGGCTCGCGGCGCAAAGATCTACGCCGAAGTCTTGGGCTACGGAACGACCAGCGACGCCGGACACATCACCGCTCCTGATCCAGAGGGTTTGGGAGCCAGTGCTGCGATGCGGGCAGCGATTGCCGACAGCGGCCGCGCGGCCACTGAAATCGATTACATTAATGCTCACGGAACCAGTACACCGCTCGGTGACAAAGCCGAATCTCGTGCGATCGCGAATGTTTTGGGGGACCACGCCCGCAACATCGCTATCAGCAGCACCAAGAGCGCCTTGGGGCACTCCTTGGGAGCCAGCGGCGGGATTGAGGCGGTGATCCTGTGCAAGACGATTCAAAACAACGTCATTGCTCCGACTATTAATCTCGACACACCTGATCCGAATTGCGACCTCGACTATGTTCCGAATGAACCTCGGGAAAGCGAAGTCAACGTTGCGATGAGCAACAGTTTTGGATTCGGTGGTCACAACGCGTGCGTTATCTTTGGACGATTCAATCATGACGGCTCTTGA
- a CDS encoding FAD-dependent oxidoreductase gives MSCTRAAESETADIVIYGGTSAGIAAAVQAKRMGKSVIVIEPSNRVGGLTTGGLGQTDIGNKSAIGGIAREFYEDIAAYYEDDSHWKWQRREEYKSGGQSRTAAGETAMWTFEPSAALSVYQDWIDEHQIRVDYGKRLDRSVVMTTRSIPARIIGIRMESGETYHARMFIDATYEGDLMAAAGVSYTVGREANEQYGETLNGVQTKMARHHQLRKGIDPYIVPGDPNSGLLPHIDPDGPGEEGGADHRVQAYCFRMCLTDHPDNRIPFDKPEGYEPLWYELLLRNYEAGENSAPWINSGMPNRKTDTNNRLGFSTDFIGQNYNYPEASYEEREAIIAKHRLYQQGLMWTLANHPRMPETIRNQVSRWGMCKDEFESGNGWQEQLYIREARRMVSDFVMTQKHCQGVAVNDPVGLAAYTMDSHNQQRYVDENGHVRNEGDVQVGGFPPYGISYRSIVPKNREVSNLFVPVCLSASHIAFGSIRMEPVFMVLGQSSATAAAIAIDDRVAVQEVDYSKLSKRLLDDQQVLQHAGPKPHPGIDPNKLAGIIVDNADATTEGGWTTSSSTPQRVGMDYLHDANSGKGEGVVRYEAKLKQPGRYQVNLRWPVFSNRASNTLVIVTDSDGDAHEFRVNQRDPQTEGQANLGEFDFGNSAIVEIRNADTDGYVIADAVQLIPAKAPIE, from the coding sequence ATGTCCTGCACCAGGGCGGCGGAATCTGAAACCGCTGACATTGTGATTTACGGTGGCACCTCGGCTGGCATTGCCGCCGCAGTGCAGGCAAAACGAATGGGCAAATCGGTGATTGTCATTGAGCCATCCAATCGCGTGGGTGGGCTGACAACCGGCGGTCTCGGTCAGACCGACATCGGCAACAAGTCGGCGATTGGTGGCATCGCTCGCGAATTTTACGAAGATATCGCCGCGTACTACGAAGACGATTCACATTGGAAATGGCAACGCCGCGAGGAATACAAGAGCGGCGGTCAGTCACGAACCGCGGCTGGCGAAACCGCGATGTGGACGTTCGAACCCAGTGCTGCCTTGTCGGTTTACCAAGACTGGATTGACGAGCATCAAATCCGAGTGGACTACGGCAAACGTTTGGACCGGTCCGTCGTGATGACGACGCGCAGCATTCCAGCTCGAATCATCGGTATCCGCATGGAGTCGGGCGAAACTTATCACGCTCGGATGTTCATCGACGCCACTTACGAAGGCGATTTGATGGCCGCCGCGGGAGTCAGCTACACGGTGGGGCGAGAAGCCAACGAGCAGTATGGCGAAACGCTCAATGGAGTCCAAACGAAGATGGCTCGTCATCACCAGCTGCGCAAGGGGATCGATCCCTACATCGTTCCGGGTGATCCCAACAGTGGATTGCTGCCTCACATCGATCCCGATGGTCCGGGTGAAGAGGGAGGAGCGGACCATCGCGTGCAGGCGTACTGTTTTCGAATGTGCTTGACGGACCATCCGGACAACCGCATCCCGTTTGACAAACCGGAGGGTTACGAACCGCTGTGGTACGAACTGTTGCTGCGAAATTACGAAGCCGGAGAGAACAGCGCCCCGTGGATCAATTCGGGGATGCCCAATCGCAAGACGGACACGAACAACCGATTGGGATTCTCAACCGACTTCATCGGCCAAAACTACAACTACCCAGAAGCCTCCTACGAAGAGCGTGAAGCAATCATCGCGAAACATCGGTTGTATCAGCAGGGCTTGATGTGGACGCTGGCAAACCACCCACGGATGCCCGAGACAATCCGAAACCAGGTTTCTCGTTGGGGCATGTGCAAAGACGAGTTTGAGTCTGGCAACGGTTGGCAAGAACAACTCTACATTCGTGAGGCGCGCCGCATGGTCAGCGATTTCGTGATGACACAGAAACACTGCCAGGGCGTCGCGGTGAACGATCCGGTCGGGCTGGCTGCGTACACAATGGATTCACACAACCAACAACGCTACGTCGATGAAAATGGTCACGTGAGAAACGAAGGCGATGTGCAGGTTGGTGGGTTCCCGCCGTACGGCATCAGCTACCGTTCCATCGTTCCGAAAAATCGCGAAGTGTCCAATCTGTTCGTGCCGGTGTGCCTGTCGGCGTCTCACATCGCGTTCGGTTCGATCCGAATGGAGCCCGTGTTCATGGTGCTGGGACAATCATCGGCCACGGCCGCAGCCATCGCGATTGACGATCGGGTCGCGGTGCAGGAGGTCGACTATTCCAAGTTGTCCAAACGATTGCTGGACGACCAACAGGTGCTCCAGCACGCGGGGCCCAAACCACATCCGGGGATCGATCCAAACAAATTGGCCGGGATCATTGTTGACAACGCCGACGCGACGACCGAAGGCGGATGGACCACCAGCAGCTCTACCCCGCAGCGAGTCGGGATGGACTATTTGCACGACGCGAATTCGGGGAAAGGCGAAGGCGTGGTTCGGTACGAAGCGAAGCTCAAACAACCCGGCCGATACCAAGTGAACTTACGATGGCCGGTTTTCTCCAATCGAGCGAGCAACACACTCGTGATTGTCACCGACTCCGACGGTGATGCTCACGAATTCCGAGTCAATCAGCGTGATCCCCAAACCGAAGGACAAGCCAATTTGGGTGAGTTCGATTTTGGAAATTCCGCGATCGTCGAAATTCGCAACGCGGACACCGATGGCTACGTGATCGCGGATGCGGTTCAGTTGATTCCGGCAAAAGCACCGATTGAGTGA
- the pyrE gene encoding orotate phosphoribosyltransferase: MSSDSANQDLAPLIALMETEALQRGEFTLASGKKANYYLDCRRVTLHPKGAGLVGRAMLDVVLSNAKESGVMPAAVGGMAIGADPITASIVTLAGGDDVDLKGFMVRKEPKGHGMGQQVEGPVTPGQKVVIVEDVITSGGSALKAVDAVEAFGLEVLYVIGIIDRLAGGAEAFAKRGLELKTLTTIRDFGLEP; encoded by the coding sequence ATGTCGTCTGACTCGGCCAACCAAGACCTTGCCCCTTTGATCGCTCTGATGGAAACCGAAGCTTTGCAGCGTGGTGAATTCACGCTGGCGAGCGGCAAGAAGGCCAACTACTACCTTGATTGCCGACGAGTCACGTTGCATCCCAAGGGAGCCGGGCTGGTCGGTCGAGCCATGCTGGATGTGGTGCTGAGCAACGCGAAGGAAAGCGGTGTGATGCCGGCGGCCGTGGGTGGAATGGCCATTGGAGCCGACCCGATCACCGCGTCGATCGTGACGCTGGCGGGTGGCGACGATGTGGACCTGAAAGGCTTCATGGTTCGGAAAGAACCCAAGGGCCATGGCATGGGTCAACAAGTCGAAGGCCCGGTGACTCCGGGGCAAAAAGTGGTCATCGTGGAAGACGTCATCACCAGCGGCGGCAGCGCACTGAAAGCCGTCGATGCGGTGGAAGCCTTCGGTCTCGAGGTGCTCTACGTGATCGGAATCATCGATCGCTTGGCGGGAGGTGCCGAGGCGTTCGCCAAGCGTGGATTGGAGCTGAAGACCCTGACGACAATTCGCGACTTTGGTTTGGAACCCTGA
- a CDS encoding heavy metal translocating P-type ATPase, with product MNLAEIKATDPVCGMSVSPANSIRSQHDGRTFFFCCDGCRQTFDADPQGVLAAQKQKAESEAEGGSCCSSEQPSCCGGGNHGSKKQRGPADPDAVYMCPMHPEIEQVGPGDCPICGMDLEPKFIDPNSSGDEEQLRDMKRRFWVGVALSLPLLVLSMGPMIGLPIDHWISAGLDGWLQLALATPVVFGCGWPLLVRGAKSFRTWNLNMFSLIALGALAAFAFSVVAVIVPSWIPSAFYEADRPPLYFEAAAVIITLVLLGQVLELRARHQTGGAIRELMQLTPDIAHRIVGDTEEDIALEKVQAGDRLRVRPGEKIPVDGLVRGGRSRVDESMLTGEPVPVEKTESERLTGGTLNQSGALEMEATEVGTDTVLHRIVDMVAQAQRSQAPIQKLVDQVAQYFVPAVIASAIVAFIAWAAWGPSPSLAYAFVSAIAVLIIACPCALGLATPMSVMVGVGRGAKEGVLIRDAEVLEKMEKVDTVVVDKTGTLTEGSPSVTAVQTFGSRSESEILAIAAAAERNSEHPLGRAIVARAEEQSVPTYTATDFDSITGKGVVATVNDQAISLGNARWLKEQQVNGLDEARESAERHGQQAATVVHLAIDGTLAAIFAIQDPIKDSTPDAIVALHQMGLDVVMLTGDAESTAKAVAEELGIDEFRANVSPEDKHDFIQELRTAKKVVAMCGDGINDAPALAAANVGIAMGTGTSVAMESSGVTLVGGDLRGVVAAKRLSHKTMRNIRQNLFFAFVYNAAGVPIAAGALYPIFGILLSPMIAAAAMSVSSVSVIANALRLRSVSLSTR from the coding sequence ATGAATCTCGCCGAAATCAAAGCCACCGACCCCGTTTGCGGGATGTCGGTTTCGCCCGCCAATTCGATCCGAAGTCAGCACGATGGTCGCACGTTTTTCTTTTGCTGCGACGGTTGTCGACAAACGTTCGATGCCGATCCGCAGGGTGTGCTCGCTGCACAAAAGCAGAAAGCCGAGTCAGAAGCGGAGGGCGGATCCTGCTGTTCTTCGGAACAACCGTCGTGCTGCGGCGGCGGAAACCATGGTTCCAAAAAGCAACGCGGGCCTGCGGATCCTGATGCGGTCTACATGTGCCCGATGCACCCCGAGATCGAACAAGTTGGCCCGGGAGATTGCCCAATTTGCGGCATGGACCTCGAGCCCAAGTTCATCGATCCGAATTCCTCGGGAGATGAAGAACAGCTTCGCGACATGAAACGCCGGTTTTGGGTTGGCGTGGCATTGTCATTGCCTCTGCTGGTTCTCTCCATGGGGCCGATGATCGGCTTGCCAATCGATCATTGGATCTCTGCTGGGTTGGACGGTTGGTTGCAATTGGCGCTGGCGACTCCCGTTGTCTTCGGCTGCGGTTGGCCATTGCTGGTCCGAGGCGCGAAGTCGTTCCGCACTTGGAACCTCAACATGTTCTCGTTGATCGCTCTTGGGGCACTCGCGGCGTTCGCGTTCAGCGTGGTCGCGGTGATAGTGCCGTCATGGATTCCGTCAGCATTTTACGAAGCTGATCGACCGCCGCTCTACTTCGAAGCCGCCGCGGTGATCATCACTTTGGTTTTGTTAGGACAAGTCTTGGAGTTGCGGGCACGGCATCAAACCGGCGGAGCCATTCGCGAATTGATGCAGTTGACACCGGACATCGCTCATCGGATCGTGGGTGATACGGAAGAGGACATCGCGTTGGAAAAAGTCCAAGCCGGAGACCGGTTGCGGGTGCGTCCTGGCGAGAAGATTCCGGTGGACGGGTTGGTCCGAGGTGGTCGTTCGCGTGTGGACGAATCCATGTTGACGGGCGAACCCGTGCCGGTTGAAAAGACCGAGAGCGAAAGACTGACGGGTGGCACGCTGAATCAGTCGGGAGCGTTGGAAATGGAAGCAACCGAGGTGGGCACCGACACGGTGTTGCACCGGATTGTGGACATGGTCGCACAAGCCCAACGCAGTCAGGCTCCCATTCAAAAGTTGGTGGACCAAGTCGCTCAGTACTTCGTACCCGCGGTGATCGCATCGGCGATCGTGGCGTTCATTGCTTGGGCGGCATGGGGCCCTTCGCCTTCTCTTGCCTATGCGTTTGTGTCCGCGATCGCTGTTTTAATCATCGCTTGCCCTTGTGCACTGGGATTGGCAACACCGATGTCGGTGATGGTCGGGGTGGGACGCGGTGCCAAGGAAGGTGTCCTGATTCGCGACGCGGAAGTGCTGGAGAAAATGGAGAAGGTCGACACCGTCGTGGTCGATAAAACGGGCACTTTGACCGAGGGAAGTCCCTCCGTCACCGCGGTTCAGACCTTTGGTTCCCGGAGCGAATCGGAGATCCTAGCCATTGCCGCCGCCGCGGAACGTAACAGCGAACATCCGCTGGGCCGCGCCATCGTGGCTCGGGCGGAAGAGCAATCCGTGCCGACGTACACTGCAACCGACTTCGACAGCATCACCGGCAAAGGCGTGGTTGCCACCGTCAACGATCAAGCCATCTCGCTCGGAAATGCGCGTTGGCTGAAGGAACAGCAGGTCAACGGTCTCGACGAAGCTCGCGAGAGCGCGGAGCGGCACGGTCAGCAAGCTGCCACCGTGGTTCACCTTGCGATCGATGGAACGCTCGCCGCAATCTTTGCGATCCAAGACCCAATCAAAGACAGCACGCCGGACGCGATTGTCGCGTTGCACCAGATGGGGTTGGACGTGGTGATGCTCACCGGCGACGCGGAATCCACCGCGAAAGCCGTCGCGGAGGAACTCGGCATCGATGAGTTTCGAGCCAATGTCTCTCCCGAAGACAAACACGATTTCATTCAAGAACTACGAACGGCGAAGAAGGTCGTCGCCATGTGTGGGGACGGAATCAACGATGCTCCCGCACTGGCCGCTGCCAACGTTGGGATCGCGATGGGCACGGGGACCAGCGTCGCCATGGAGTCATCTGGAGTCACGCTGGTGGGTGGCGATCTTCGCGGAGTCGTGGCAGCAAAACGATTGAGTCACAAAACAATGCGGAACATTCGGCAGAACCTCTTCTTCGCATTCGTCTACAACGCCGCCGGTGTCCCAATCGCCGCGGGTGCGCTTTATCCCATCTTCGGCATTCTTCTCAGCCCCATGATCGCCGCCGCGGCCATGAGCGTCAGCAGCGTCTCCGTCATCGCCAACGCCCTGCGTTTGAGAAGCGTGAGTTTGTCGACAAGGTGA
- a CDS encoding response regulator transcription factor translates to MTALDNPNSGLFDPNTAPQEDAGPEPVVYLVDDQQAELDLLQRWCLQEGLKTETFNQAEDLLKVLHADSHGCVVADLRMPRLSGLELQAEMSRRELTIPVILVTGHGDAENCRAAFQQGVFDFIEKGFRHEEILHAINSAIRKHRRDRFRYQVRKEALDLLRKISPRETEVMLLLAGGSPLKGIAQELSISVQTASKHRGSIFTKLGIDNEVDLYKMLLAAEVNLDVGPAALIPPAP, encoded by the coding sequence ATGACGGCTCTTGATAATCCGAATTCCGGACTGTTCGACCCCAACACCGCTCCTCAAGAAGACGCCGGTCCCGAACCAGTGGTCTACTTGGTCGATGACCAGCAAGCCGAACTGGATCTGCTCCAGCGTTGGTGCTTGCAAGAAGGGCTGAAGACCGAAACCTTCAACCAAGCCGAAGACCTGCTAAAAGTCCTTCACGCGGACTCGCACGGTTGCGTTGTGGCCGACTTGCGGATGCCTCGCTTGAGCGGCTTGGAACTACAAGCCGAAATGTCGCGACGTGAATTGACGATCCCAGTGATCTTGGTGACCGGTCACGGCGATGCGGAAAACTGTCGCGCGGCATTCCAACAAGGCGTGTTCGACTTCATCGAAAAAGGATTCCGCCACGAGGAAATCCTGCACGCAATCAACAGTGCGATTCGCAAACATCGCCGCGATCGCTTCCGTTACCAAGTCCGCAAAGAGGCGTTGGACCTGCTCCGCAAGATCTCGCCTCGTGAAACGGAAGTCATGTTGCTGTTGGCCGGTGGATCACCGCTGAAAGGCATTGCACAAGAACTCAGCATCAGCGTGCAAACCGCGTCCAAGCACCGTGGCAGCATCTTCACCAAGCTCGGCATCGACAATGAAGTCGACTTGTACAAAATGCTGTTGGCTGCGGAAGTCAACTTGGACGTGGGACCGGCCGCTCTGATCCCGCCAGCTCCCTGA